The proteins below are encoded in one region of Methanosarcina barkeri 3:
- the gltA gene encoding NADPH-dependent glutamate synthase — MQELNGEKTSKVKKERTPMPEQPAEERKKNFNEVALGYAKEDALAEASRCLSCKEPKCVEGCPVNVDIPGFIKLVCEEDFSGAIEKIKGTNTLPAICGRVCPQETQCEALCVLGKKGQPVAIGRLERFCADYERKQGVKVPEIPEPTGKKVAVVGSGPAGLTAAADLAKLGHKVTVFESLHKAGGVLSYGIPEFRLPKEIVRQEVEYIEQLGVEFKPNYIIGRIKTLDELCDEFDAIFLGTGAGLPSFMGIPGENFNGVYSANEFLTRVNLMKAYDSEYDTRVRLGKHVVVVGGGNVAMDAARSALRLGADEVSIVYRRGEDEMPARREEIEHAKEEGITFRLLTNPVRILGDEKFNVTAVECIKMELGEPDKSGRRSPVPVEGSEFTIPADVVVIAIGTSPNPMIFKGSEGLDQNKRGTVIADEETGATSKCGVFAGGDVVTGAATVISAMGAGKKAAKAIDEYLKEQ, encoded by the coding sequence ATGCAAGAACTGAATGGTGAAAAAACCTCAAAAGTAAAGAAAGAAAGGACCCCGATGCCAGAACAGCCTGCTGAAGAGCGCAAAAAGAACTTTAATGAGGTAGCTCTTGGCTATGCAAAAGAAGATGCTCTTGCCGAAGCTTCCCGCTGTCTCTCCTGTAAGGAACCAAAATGTGTTGAAGGCTGTCCTGTGAATGTGGACATTCCAGGCTTTATCAAGCTCGTCTGTGAGGAAGACTTCTCAGGGGCAATAGAGAAGATTAAAGGCACAAACACTCTTCCTGCAATATGCGGTCGCGTCTGCCCTCAGGAAACTCAGTGCGAAGCTCTCTGCGTACTTGGAAAGAAGGGACAGCCAGTTGCTATCGGAAGGCTCGAACGCTTCTGTGCAGATTACGAACGCAAGCAAGGGGTAAAAGTTCCTGAAATTCCAGAGCCTACAGGAAAAAAAGTAGCTGTTGTTGGTTCAGGGCCTGCTGGCCTCACTGCCGCAGCAGACCTTGCAAAACTGGGCCACAAAGTAACAGTTTTTGAATCCCTCCACAAAGCCGGCGGAGTTTTGAGTTACGGCATTCCCGAGTTCAGGCTGCCAAAGGAAATTGTGCGTCAGGAAGTCGAGTATATTGAGCAGCTTGGAGTCGAGTTCAAGCCCAATTATATAATCGGCAGGATCAAGACTTTAGACGAGCTCTGTGACGAATTCGATGCCATTTTCCTGGGCACGGGTGCAGGTCTTCCAAGCTTTATGGGAATTCCGGGCGAAAATTTCAACGGCGTATATTCTGCAAACGAGTTCCTGACCCGTGTAAACCTTATGAAAGCCTATGACTCTGAATATGATACCAGAGTCAGGCTGGGAAAGCACGTTGTGGTGGTCGGAGGCGGAAACGTGGCAATGGACGCCGCTCGCTCAGCCCTCCGCCTTGGCGCTGATGAAGTCAGCATAGTCTATCGCCGTGGGGAAGACGAGATGCCAGCCCGCAGGGAAGAAATCGAGCACGCTAAAGAAGAAGGCATAACCTTCAGGCTCCTTACAAACCCTGTCCGCATCCTTGGCGACGAGAAATTCAATGTTACTGCAGTCGAATGCATTAAAATGGAACTCGGTGAGCCTGACAAGTCCGGCAGAAGAAGCCCTGTCCCTGTAGAAGGTTCGGAATTCACTATTCCTGCCGACGTTGTTGTTATTGCAATCGGCACATCCCCTAACCCCATGATCTTCAAGGGTTCGGAAGGCCTTGATCAGAACAAAAGGGGCACTGTTATTGCAGATGAAGAAACCGGTGCAACCTCCAAGTGCGGAGTCTTTGCAGGCGGAGATGTTGTCACAGGCGCAGCAACCGTTATCAGCGCAATGGGTGCTGGCAAGAAAGCGGCAAAGGCAATTGATGAGTATTTGAAAGAACAGTGA
- a CDS encoding sulfide/dihydroorotate dehydrogenase-like FAD/NAD-binding protein codes for MAYKILEKEEIAPSVHRMVIDAPDVAKAAKAGQFIILRINEKGERVPLTIADFEKENGTVTVIFQEMGKTTKQLAKLSAGEFLEDFVGPLGTPSDVEKLGTVILVGGGVGVAPAYPQAKAYSKAGNKVISIIGARNKDLLILEDEMKNASSELYIATDDGSKGHHGFVTDIMKQILDSGEKVARVVIIGPPIMMKVGTGVASPYDVEILVSLNSIMVDGTGMCGGCRVTVDGKTRFTCVDGPEFDARKVDFVELMNRLAMYRGEETKAVEKYDEECRCGLH; via the coding sequence ATGGCATACAAAATACTGGAAAAGGAAGAAATCGCTCCGTCAGTTCACAGGATGGTAATAGACGCCCCTGACGTTGCAAAGGCTGCAAAAGCCGGACAGTTCATAATCCTCAGAATTAATGAAAAGGGGGAAAGGGTTCCCCTTACGATTGCCGATTTTGAAAAAGAAAATGGCACGGTAACTGTAATCTTTCAGGAAATGGGCAAGACTACAAAACAGCTTGCAAAGCTTTCTGCAGGCGAGTTTCTGGAAGACTTTGTCGGACCTCTTGGCACTCCTTCAGACGTCGAGAAACTTGGTACCGTTATTCTTGTAGGTGGAGGAGTAGGAGTCGCCCCGGCTTATCCCCAGGCAAAGGCATATAGTAAAGCGGGCAATAAAGTAATTTCCATTATCGGAGCCCGAAACAAGGATCTTCTTATTCTTGAAGACGAGATGAAGAATGCCAGTTCTGAACTGTACATTGCGACCGATGACGGCTCAAAAGGGCATCACGGGTTTGTGACTGATATAATGAAGCAGATTCTGGACAGTGGAGAGAAGGTTGCAAGAGTTGTGATCATCGGGCCCCCAATAATGATGAAAGTCGGAACCGGAGTAGCTTCTCCATATGACGTTGAAATTCTGGTCAGCCTGAACTCCATTATGGTAGACGGAACCGGAATGTGTGGAGGCTGCAGGGTTACAGTTGACGGAAAAACCAGATTTACCTGCGTTGACGGGCCTGAGTTTGATGCACGAAAAGTCGACTTCGTAGAACTCATGAATAGGCTTGCAATGTACCGCGGTGAAGAGACAAAAGCCGTGGAAAAGTACGATGAAGAATGCAGGTGCGGACTGCACTAA
- a CDS encoding mannose-1-phosphate guanylyltransferase/mannose-6-phosphate isomerase: MTGIKSIILAGGSGTRLWPLSREMYPKQFLKFGSKSLFQETVLRCLEVSDISEIFVVTNEAQKFFVIGQIEEIGYSIPPENVLIEPEGKNTLPAIFFGMKEIEKKYGHSVVGIFSSDHVLDKVAMQTISSAEELASDYLVTFGVVPVFPHTGYGYIKPSETCGPGYRVSEFREKPDRETADKYIQEGCLWNSGMFLFDTELFFNEVKKYAPSVFACFENGKDVNEIYSCVDKISVDYGIMEKSDRVAVVKLEQKWSDLGNFAAIYDEFEKDPVGNVVHECDPLMLNSDGNLVYSSCGKLVSLIDIKDMVIVDTSDALLVCPKSSSQKVKDIVSTLKHRNDERAYIGQTVYRPWGSYTLLEASPEHKIKNITVLPDHKLSLQLHYHRSEHWVVVKGMACVEVGGQQFFLRPGESTFISAGEKHRLSNPGKIPLEIIEVQLGELVDEADIVRFDDVYGRS, translated from the coding sequence ATGACAGGTATAAAATCAATAATTCTTGCAGGCGGTTCAGGAACACGACTCTGGCCTCTTAGCCGGGAAATGTATCCCAAGCAGTTTTTAAAGTTCGGAAGTAAGTCTCTTTTTCAGGAAACCGTCCTCCGGTGCCTTGAAGTGTCTGATATTTCCGAAATTTTCGTTGTAACAAACGAAGCTCAAAAATTTTTCGTAATCGGACAGATTGAGGAAATAGGATATTCAATCCCTCCAGAGAATGTCTTAATTGAGCCTGAAGGCAAGAACACTCTCCCTGCAATCTTTTTCGGGATGAAAGAAATTGAAAAAAAATATGGGCATTCCGTAGTAGGAATCTTTTCTTCGGACCATGTCCTTGATAAAGTTGCAATGCAAACAATTTCTTCAGCTGAAGAGCTTGCTTCGGATTATCTAGTTACTTTCGGGGTTGTTCCGGTTTTTCCTCATACGGGATATGGTTATATTAAACCCTCAGAAACCTGTGGGCCAGGTTACAGAGTTTCGGAATTCAGAGAAAAACCGGATAGGGAAACCGCAGATAAGTATATTCAGGAAGGCTGTCTCTGGAACAGCGGGATGTTCCTTTTCGATACAGAGCTTTTCTTCAACGAAGTTAAAAAATATGCCCCTTCTGTTTTCGCCTGTTTTGAAAACGGAAAGGATGTTAATGAGATTTATTCATGTGTGGATAAGATTTCCGTTGACTATGGAATAATGGAAAAATCCGATAGAGTCGCAGTTGTAAAACTTGAGCAGAAATGGAGTGATCTGGGAAATTTTGCAGCAATTTATGACGAGTTTGAAAAGGACCCTGTAGGAAACGTAGTCCATGAATGTGATCCTCTAATGCTGAATTCCGATGGAAATCTCGTATATTCAAGTTGCGGTAAGCTTGTTTCACTCATTGATATTAAGGATATGGTTATTGTTGACACCAGTGACGCTCTATTAGTCTGTCCTAAATCCAGCAGCCAGAAGGTAAAGGATATAGTCTCAACCCTTAAACACAGGAATGACGAAAGGGCATACATAGGGCAAACTGTTTACAGGCCCTGGGGCTCTTATACCTTACTTGAAGCTTCTCCGGAACATAAGATTAAAAATATCACAGTACTCCCTGATCATAAGTTAAGCCTCCAGCTGCACTACCATCGCAGTGAGCACTGGGTGGTTGTTAAAGGTATGGCCTGCGTGGAAGTAGGCGGACAGCAGTTTTTCCTGAGACCTGGCGAGAGTACCTTCATCAGCGCAGGAGAGAAACACAGATTGTCCAATCCCGGAAAAATTCCGCTTGAAATTATTGAAGTACAGTTAGGGGAACTTGTAGACGAAGCGGACATTGTCAGGTTTGACGATGTCTATGGAAGGAGCTGA
- a CDS encoding flippase — MLKITTIFSNILKIDPIQRQSIISLFWQVSFTAIGFLSTMYFAHMAGASILGSYFLFLAYYGIFGMVTDGGFGGAAVKRISEGEEPDAYFSAYFVLRLVFTITGILVLLIFKDYFVDLNKSGMFAWLLLLLLVSAIAGPISSGVTGKSKMGIRNTCEGISNISRVMVQVPAIYLGYETAGLAGGVVAGVILAAIIEFRFFDLHLVRFKWKHIKSLSVFSFWLFLTSSGVLVFSQADTVLIGYFMNVENVGIYRVVLQFTGIATFSSNALRMTLWPKVSQWGKSKEIYLVEESLSRSISYSLILAIPVLVGGILLGDRLLYLFYGTDFAQGYYVLIILLAVQVINVFQYFFTMYLDALDHPQESFKVTAVGVGANIALNIILIPIIGIDGAAIATLATMTLNALLAWRALSRYMTIKLEHQSLFNITISSVAMGVLVGVYRLFVPLSNVWITLLAVALGGMIYGFLILKFDKKVYTEMKDIVEKVGIGFVWPRWL, encoded by the coding sequence GTGCTCAAGATAACTACTATTTTCTCAAATATCTTAAAAATCGATCCTATTCAACGCCAGAGCATAATTTCATTGTTCTGGCAGGTCTCATTCACAGCCATAGGCTTCCTGAGCACCATGTATTTCGCACATATGGCAGGTGCTTCAATTCTCGGTTCATATTTCCTGTTTTTAGCATACTATGGAATTTTTGGCATGGTTACTGATGGAGGATTTGGTGGGGCCGCAGTTAAGCGCATCAGCGAAGGTGAAGAGCCCGATGCGTATTTCAGTGCATACTTTGTACTCCGACTAGTGTTTACGATAACTGGAATACTGGTTTTGCTAATTTTTAAAGACTACTTTGTGGACCTTAATAAATCAGGCATGTTTGCCTGGCTGTTGTTATTGTTATTAGTCTCGGCGATTGCAGGACCAATATCAAGCGGTGTTACCGGCAAAAGCAAGATGGGAATACGTAATACCTGTGAAGGAATAAGCAATATTTCACGCGTAATGGTTCAGGTCCCGGCAATATATCTTGGGTATGAAACGGCAGGTCTGGCCGGGGGCGTGGTAGCTGGTGTAATCTTAGCAGCAATAATTGAATTCCGTTTTTTTGACTTGCATTTAGTACGCTTCAAATGGAAGCATATAAAGAGTTTATCTGTATTTTCATTCTGGCTATTTTTAACATCTAGTGGAGTGCTAGTATTTTCACAGGCAGATACTGTCCTTATAGGTTACTTTATGAATGTTGAAAATGTAGGTATTTACAGAGTAGTACTCCAGTTCACGGGAATTGCCACATTTAGCTCAAATGCACTGAGAATGACACTCTGGCCCAAAGTCAGCCAATGGGGTAAATCCAAGGAGATCTATCTTGTGGAAGAATCACTGTCCCGTTCGATCAGTTACTCATTGATACTGGCAATTCCGGTACTCGTTGGTGGTATATTACTGGGAGATCGTCTTCTATATTTGTTCTACGGTACAGACTTTGCCCAGGGTTATTATGTATTGATAATATTACTTGCTGTACAGGTGATCAATGTATTTCAATACTTTTTCACGATGTATTTGGATGCTCTGGATCACCCTCAAGAATCATTTAAGGTTACGGCAGTTGGTGTCGGAGCAAACATTGCATTGAACATAATACTTATCCCGATCATAGGTATAGACGGAGCAGCAATAGCAACACTGGCAACAATGACTTTGAATGCTTTACTTGCCTGGCGTGCTTTATCCAGATATATGACAATAAAACTGGAGCATCAAAGTCTATTTAACATTACAATATCTTCGGTTGCAATGGGAGTGCTTGTTGGTGTATATCGTTTGTTTGTACCACTTTCCAATGTGTGGATTACACTACTGGCAGTTGCTTTAGGTGGGATGATATACGGTTTTTTGATATTGAAGTTTGATAAAAAAGTGTACACTGAAATGAAAGATATAGTAGAGAAGGTTGGAATTGGCTTTGTTTGGCCACGCTGGTTGTGA
- the gmd gene encoding GDP-mannose 4,6-dehydratase, with amino-acid sequence MPKVALITGITGQDGAYLAEFLLNKGYTVHGIKRRSSSFNTARIDHLYKDPHERNVNFFMHYGDLTDSSNLIRIIQETQPDEIYNLAAQSHVQVSFETPEYTANSDGLGTLRLLEAIRILGLEKKTKFYQASTSELYGQVKEIPQKETTPFYPRSPYAAAKLYAYWITVNYREAYKIFACNGILFNHESPIRGETFVTRKITMAATKIKHGLQEKLYLGNLDAKRDWGFAKDYVEAMWLILQQENPDDYVIATGETHSVREFTELAFKEVGIDIIWKGKGSEEYGIDSSTGKVLVEIDPRYYRPTEVEILIGDPSKAKEKLGWKPKIKLEELVKIMIKADEKAVEQNHSFE; translated from the coding sequence TTGCCTAAAGTTGCATTAATTACTGGAATTACAGGTCAGGATGGAGCTTATCTGGCTGAGTTTCTTCTTAATAAAGGATACACCGTACATGGTATAAAACGAAGGTCTTCTTCATTTAATACTGCAAGAATCGATCATCTATATAAAGACCCTCACGAAAGAAATGTAAATTTTTTTATGCATTATGGTGATCTTACGGATTCTTCCAACCTTATCCGCATAATACAGGAAACCCAGCCGGATGAGATTTACAATCTCGCTGCTCAAAGCCATGTACAGGTATCCTTTGAAACTCCGGAATATACGGCAAACTCCGACGGACTGGGAACATTGCGCCTTCTTGAAGCCATTCGAATTCTGGGCCTTGAGAAAAAAACAAAGTTCTACCAGGCTTCAACCAGTGAACTTTACGGACAGGTAAAGGAAATTCCCCAGAAGGAAACAACTCCTTTTTACCCTAGAAGTCCATATGCGGCAGCTAAGTTATACGCATACTGGATTACTGTTAACTACAGGGAAGCATACAAGATTTTTGCATGTAACGGTATTTTATTCAATCATGAGTCCCCAATTCGAGGAGAAACATTTGTCACCAGAAAAATTACAATGGCGGCCACAAAGATAAAACATGGATTGCAGGAGAAGCTTTATCTAGGGAACCTTGATGCAAAAAGAGATTGGGGATTCGCAAAAGATTATGTGGAAGCAATGTGGCTGATCCTCCAGCAGGAAAATCCGGATGATTATGTAATTGCTACAGGAGAGACTCACTCGGTAAGGGAATTTACGGAATTAGCGTTTAAGGAAGTAGGGATCGATATTATATGGAAAGGCAAAGGTAGTGAAGAATATGGAATAGACTCCAGTACAGGCAAAGTCTTAGTAGAAATAGATCCCAGATATTACCGGCCTACCGAAGTAGAGATACTGATCGGGGATCCCTCAAAAGCAAAGGAAAAACTTGGCTGGAAGCCTAAAATAAAATTGGAAGAACTAGTAAAAATTATGATAAAAGCTGACGAAAAAGCTGTAGAGCAAAATCACTCTTTTGAATAA
- a CDS encoding GDP-L-fucose synthase, giving the protein MDKKSKIYLAGHRGLVGSAIKRKLESKGYSNLIFRTHGELDLTNQQAVNEFFEREKPEYVFLAAAKVGGILANNTYPAEFIYENLMIEANIIHASYRNGVKKLLFLGSSCIYPKLAPQPLKEEYLLTGPLEETNEAYAIAKIAGIRLCKHYNQQYGTNFISVMPTNLYGPNDNFDLETSHVMPALIRKFHEAKVKNEPEVVIWGTGKPLREFMHVDDMADACVYLMEKFNTYDIGEFVNIGVGKDITIGELSELIKEIVGFEGTIRKDLSKPDGTPQKLLDITKLSSLGWKAKISLKEGIKQTYDWYQSQNK; this is encoded by the coding sequence ATGGATAAAAAATCAAAGATTTACTTAGCTGGTCATAGAGGTCTTGTAGGTTCAGCCATTAAAAGAAAACTTGAATCAAAAGGCTATTCCAATCTGATCTTCCGCACCCATGGAGAACTCGATCTGACAAACCAGCAGGCGGTCAATGAATTTTTCGAACGGGAAAAACCGGAATATGTTTTTCTAGCTGCTGCAAAAGTGGGTGGGATCCTTGCCAATAACACTTATCCCGCCGAATTTATCTATGAAAATCTTATGATCGAAGCAAATATTATTCATGCTTCGTATAGAAATGGCGTAAAAAAATTACTTTTCCTTGGCTCTTCATGTATTTATCCTAAACTCGCTCCACAGCCCTTAAAAGAAGAATACTTATTAACCGGCCCCCTGGAAGAGACAAACGAAGCCTATGCAATCGCAAAGATTGCCGGCATCAGACTTTGCAAACATTACAATCAGCAGTATGGAACTAATTTTATCTCGGTAATGCCGACCAATCTTTACGGGCCTAATGACAATTTTGATCTTGAGACTTCGCACGTAATGCCTGCGTTAATCAGGAAGTTTCATGAAGCTAAGGTGAAAAATGAGCCTGAAGTTGTAATATGGGGTACTGGAAAACCTCTCCGAGAATTCATGCACGTGGACGATATGGCTGATGCATGTGTTTATTTGATGGAAAAATTTAATACATATGATATTGGAGAATTTGTCAATATCGGGGTAGGAAAAGATATTACAATAGGTGAATTATCTGAATTGATCAAAGAGATTGTCGGGTTTGAAGGTACAATTAGAAAAGATCTCTCAAAACCTGATGGCACTCCACAGAAACTGCTTGATATTACTAAATTAAGCTCACTTGGATGGAAAGCTAAAATCTCATTGAAAGAGGGGATTAAACAAACCTATGATTGGTACCAAAGCCAAAATAAGTGA
- a CDS encoding ABC transporter permease: protein MTEHSTDYKLVIRPKYGLLDLNWQELKEYRELLFFLALREIKIRYKQTMMGASWALLQPFFTMIIFTLIFGRLAKMPSDGVPYPIFSYSGLLLWTYFSNALTQSSNSLVENAPLLSKVYMPRIFIPTAPCLSGFLDYIIAMSILAVMMVYYRFMPGISILLLPLIVLLTFMLASGVGYWLSSICVKYRDVKFVLPFFVQLLMFVSPVIYPVSIISGKLQWLLYLNPLTGLMNAHRACLLEHSPVDFIGLSISALITIVIFLSGILYLRSTEKYFADLI from the coding sequence ATGACTGAACATTCAACTGATTACAAACTGGTTATTCGCCCTAAATATGGGCTTCTGGATCTGAACTGGCAGGAACTCAAGGAGTATAGAGAACTTCTGTTCTTTCTTGCCCTGAGAGAAATCAAGATCAGGTATAAACAGACAATGATGGGAGCATCATGGGCATTACTGCAACCTTTTTTTACAATGATAATATTCACTCTTATATTTGGCAGGCTTGCGAAGATGCCTTCAGATGGAGTTCCCTATCCAATATTTTCATACTCCGGTCTTCTCCTCTGGACTTATTTTTCCAACGCACTTACCCAGTCAAGCAACAGCCTTGTTGAAAATGCTCCTCTCCTCTCAAAGGTTTACATGCCCCGGATATTCATACCTACTGCACCATGTCTTTCAGGCTTTCTTGATTACATAATTGCTATGAGTATCCTTGCTGTTATGATGGTTTACTACCGGTTTATGCCTGGGATTTCAATACTCCTGCTGCCGTTGATTGTACTCTTGACATTCATGCTTGCATCAGGAGTTGGTTACTGGCTCTCGTCAATCTGTGTGAAATACAGGGACGTGAAATTCGTTCTTCCTTTCTTTGTTCAGCTCCTTATGTTTGTATCGCCTGTAATCTATCCCGTAAGCATTATAAGTGGAAAACTTCAATGGCTGCTCTACTTAAATCCCTTGACAGGTTTAATGAATGCTCACCGTGCGTGTTTGTTAGAGCATTCTCCTGTAGATTTTATCGGGCTTTCAATCTCGGCACTGATAACGATAGTGATATTTTTAAGTGGAATACTTTATCTCAGGAGTACGGAAAAGTACTTTGCGGATTTGATTTAA
- a CDS encoding ABC transporter ATP-binding protein, which produces MSSLKREEPIISVKHLSKEYNIGIDKTYKTLSGTFTSAIKHPLKTLKDSRKPCSTFWALKDVNFDVKSGEVVGIIGRNGAGKSTLLKVLSRITFPTEGEIKMFGRVGSLLEVGTGFHPELSGRENIYFNGAILGMKKREIDDKFDEIVKFSGVEKFLDTPVKRYSSGMQVRLAFSVAANLDPEILVIDEVLAVGDAAFQKKCLGKMKAVSEDGRTVLFVSHNMNAVENLCTRAIMLNSGKLTLDGYDTREIINKYLTSNDQENKNCTWTNKGNEYLNAWFAPEKAYLTDELGNTIDNGQFHNKVNHYFNLHGTIKEIDPALQVGYALYDENNNLLYWTNFNDTTEEEWPQLSKGKFCFTGLIPKRFLNEGLYRIEPMVSMYFREWIIQPGVNAPILYFEVKGGLSDSPYWLARRPGILAPLLKWNVEKVD; this is translated from the coding sequence ATGAGTTCACTAAAAAGAGAAGAACCGATAATCAGTGTAAAACATCTTTCTAAAGAGTATAATATCGGTATAGATAAAACGTATAAAACTTTATCCGGCACGTTTACTTCCGCTATAAAACATCCGTTAAAAACACTAAAGGATTCTCGTAAACCCTGTAGTACTTTTTGGGCACTTAAAGATGTAAATTTTGACGTTAAAAGTGGAGAAGTAGTTGGAATTATCGGCAGAAACGGTGCAGGTAAGAGTACACTCCTTAAGGTTCTCTCACGCATTACCTTTCCTACTGAAGGCGAAATTAAAATGTTTGGACGTGTAGGCAGTCTTCTAGAAGTAGGTACTGGTTTCCATCCCGAACTTTCCGGACGCGAAAACATCTACTTTAATGGTGCAATCCTGGGAATGAAAAAAAGAGAAATCGATGACAAATTTGATGAAATTGTCAAATTTTCAGGTGTCGAGAAATTTTTGGATACGCCTGTTAAGAGATATTCAAGCGGAATGCAAGTCAGGCTTGCCTTTTCAGTAGCTGCAAATCTGGATCCTGAAATCCTGGTTATTGATGAAGTACTTGCTGTAGGTGATGCAGCTTTTCAGAAAAAATGTTTGGGAAAAATGAAGGCTGTCTCCGAGGATGGAAGGACTGTTCTTTTTGTCAGTCACAATATGAATGCAGTTGAAAACCTCTGTACGAGAGCAATTATGTTAAACAGCGGAAAGCTTACGTTGGATGGCTATGACACAAGAGAGATAATTAACAAGTACTTGACAAGTAACGATCAAGAGAATAAAAACTGCACCTGGACTAACAAAGGAAATGAGTATCTAAATGCCTGGTTTGCTCCGGAAAAAGCTTATCTTACTGATGAGCTTGGTAACACTATTGATAATGGACAGTTTCACAATAAAGTTAATCACTATTTTAATCTTCATGGTACTATAAAAGAAATTGATCCTGCTTTACAGGTGGGTTATGCCCTGTATGATGAAAATAACAATTTGTTATACTGGACCAATTTCAACGATACCACTGAAGAAGAATGGCCTCAACTCTCGAAAGGTAAATTCTGCTTTACTGGTTTGATCCCAAAGAGATTTTTGAATGAGGGACTGTACAGGATAGAGCCAATGGTTTCTATGTACTTCCGTGAATGGATTATTCAGCCAGGAGTTAACGCGCCAATATTATATTTTGAAGTTAAAGGCGGTCTGAGTGATTCTCCCTACTGGCTAGCTCGAAGGCCAGGAATTTTAGCTCCTTTACTAAAATGGAACGTTGAAAAAGTTGACTGA
- a CDS encoding glycosyltransferase, with protein MTKISVIIPTWNREETLGKAIKSALNQTFPPFEVIVCGVDGSPDQKVVNSINDSRVRWIEGGCDGLASIPRNRGIKASRGDWLAFLDSDDEWLPDKLEKQLKFVNKTGCSAACSDAIRSIPSQGYKGTILNGNVFEDLISFPLLTKDNYIVCSSVLIKKDIIEKCGGFPEDRSLKVGEDYALWLRASTFTNFAFIKEPLLVYKDEPETSIRAFTPPIWELRRNVFKSFIVWANNKEHSINDKEYIGLAKKLLFQARVRKIVYNIVRNIKMMFEK; from the coding sequence ATGACTAAAATCAGTGTTATTATCCCAACGTGGAATCGAGAAGAGACATTGGGTAAAGCTATTAAAAGTGCCTTGAACCAGACTTTTCCTCCTTTTGAAGTTATCGTGTGTGGTGTTGATGGTTCCCCAGATCAAAAAGTTGTTAACTCTATAAACGATTCTAGAGTACGATGGATAGAGGGAGGATGTGATGGGCTTGCATCAATTCCTCGCAATAGAGGGATTAAAGCCAGCAGAGGAGATTGGTTAGCTTTTCTTGACAGCGATGACGAATGGCTGCCGGACAAACTTGAAAAACAACTCAAATTTGTTAACAAGACGGGATGCAGTGCTGCATGCTCTGATGCAATAAGGTCTATTCCATCTCAGGGATATAAAGGAACAATACTTAACGGAAATGTTTTTGAAGACTTAATATCTTTCCCGCTACTTACCAAAGATAATTATATAGTTTGCAGTTCGGTTTTGATAAAGAAAGACATTATAGAAAAGTGCGGTGGTTTTCCAGAAGATAGATCCCTGAAAGTTGGAGAAGACTATGCACTGTGGCTACGCGCATCTACATTTACAAATTTTGCCTTTATAAAAGAACCATTATTAGTTTATAAAGATGAACCTGAGACAAGCATAAGAGCTTTTACTCCTCCTATTTGGGAGTTAAGACGCAATGTTTTTAAGTCATTTATCGTATGGGCAAATAACAAAGAACACAGTATAAATGACAAGGAATACATTGGCCTGGCAAAAAAACTGCTTTTTCAAGCTCGTGTAAGAAAAATTGTATATAACATTGTTAGAAATATAAAGATGATGTTTGAGAAATAA